A segment of the Deltaproteobacteria bacterium genome:
AGCCTTGAGGCTTTCATTATCAATTCTTTTTACCCATTTTCTCCACATCATCCCCAGTTCTTCCTCCGAAAATGTCGACGACGGATAGAGAGAACGCGGATCAACGCCGGATGTCTCCTTTAAAATCTTCTCCACCTTGAGCTGGATTCGGTCCTGGTAGAGAACGGCGGTGCCCGAGGCGTTTACCGGATCGCCGGGAAGAAGAGACGGAAGAGTTTCCATGTCGGTATCCCAGAGACGTCCCTCAAAATCCTGCTGGGGAGTTCCGAGGGTCAAGGAGACGAAGGGATTCCCGCCCCTCGTTTTCCCGGAAGAGATCGCCTTGAGAAGAAAGGTCCGATTAAACCTTTCGTTTTCCTTAAACAGTGTTGTCATATCGCCTCGTCCTTAACAAAGAAGGTTCATTCCGGAAATGAGTACCTGAAAGTCCATTTACCACAGCGTGACCGTTCAAAGGTCACACCACAGGGTTATTACACAGGGTAAAACCAGTAATTTTTTATTCAGGTTATACTCTTTAAAACCCTCCTTTAAAACCCCGTGGTGCAATCTGCAAGCGGCTGCACTGTGGTGAAACAATGCGCACTGTTACGGTGTAAATACATACAGGGAACGCATTAATCAGATGAGCCCAAAAAGATTCACACAGCGGCCATTATAAAGTGATTAGGGAGGGGTGGCCAGCACCCTACTCCCTGATCATCTGGATGGAAAGGACCATGGCCACGTGGCGCGCGAAAAACTCCAACAGGTTGATGGTCTCGGGCGGGATAGGCCTGTGGGTATACTTCCTGTCCGCGCCGATGACGCCAACTACCTTTTCCTCATGGCTTTTGAGCGGAACGATGACAAAGATTCGGGATCGTACAGCGGGAATTCTGCTGTACGGATCGGCCAGTCGATATTCTGGTGGAACGGGCTTATTGCCGTCAAAATAGATAGTTTTTCCGTCTCGAAAAGCTTTGGATATGGCACCGCCTCTCTCATCCATGGGAACCTTGATCCTGTCCTGGGGATAGTTTTTTATACCGACGGAAGTCTTGCACTCGAGCATTCCCGTCCTCCAATTCGGCATGAAGAGATTGAGGCGATCCAGCTCGAAAAGCTCCTTGGCCATGATCTCCTGGATCCCCTGGATAACCGGTCCTATCTCCCTGTGGGACAGAAAAGCCCGACTAAGTTCGAACTGGAACTCCTGAAGACGCATCAGATTACGATTGCTCTCTGAAAGCCTTTCGTTGGATGTTACAAGCCTTTTCCTCAAGCGGTGAAGCTCCAGTTCACTCTCCACGCTGTGCATGAGGGCGGAAAGAACTCCCGTTTTATCTTTTTCCGGCTTAACCTGTCCTTCCGGAAAGATGAGAATAAGGGTTACGGACGAACGGTTCTCATGGCAATGGGCAAACCCGAGGAGTACGGCCTTCCCGGCAGCCGGCAAATCAACCTGCCTCTCCAGGCCCTCACAGCCGAATTCCGGACAAAGCCCCTTATCCCTTATCAACCTTATGACGGGGGAGGGAGGGTTTCCCCATGACCGGACGACCACCTGGCCTCTTTCGGGATTTCTCCTGTTCAGTAGGAAGATCCAGGGGGCATCACTGATTCGGCGGACATATTTGAATACAATATTATATAACTTCTCATAATCGTCGACTCCACGGACATCGAGAACGAACTCGTGCAGGATGGTGATCTCTGCCAGTCGCTTTTCCCCAACGGCGTTGGCCTTCTCAAGGGCCGCCGTGTAGCGTCGAACCTCGTCGTGGGTCGCGGCGAGTTCCTGGGCCAGTCGCTCCGCCCGTTCTCTTTCCTCAATGGACCTTTGGGCGATGATCCTGAGGAGGAGCGCCAAAAACAGGAACAGGCAGCCCCTCATTACAAGATCAAACCAATAGGCCTGATCCCAGGTTGAGAGAATGGATGTGAGGTAAACCACCGTGCTGACGGCTGAAATGATCAGGATCTGCGACCATTTGACGAAAGGCGCCCTTAAGGCCAGGATGAAATACAGGAACAGGTAGAACTCGCTGTCGGCCCCCCCCGTCAGATAGATCAGGAACCCGACAAAAAGGATATCGAGGTAAACCAGAAATTCCCTCTCCCCGGAGTCGGCCCGGCGTCCAAACTGGTTCCACAGATAGACGCCGGCCGAGAAGACGAGGTACCCCAGCACGATTATCCTTACGCCTGCCACACCCATGGGATGTCTGGTGAAAAGTGTCCACAGGAAAACACCAACCGCAAAAACGGATCGTACCAGGAACCGCTGTGCCCACGGCGGAACCCGATGTTCCATCTTAATCCATCTCCAGGAAGATCCGCCTCAGTGACTCGGTAACCAGTGACATGGTCGGATAATCAACGTTAAAGGCGTTGTCGATAATGGAATGGCGGATGTAATTGGGATAATCGGACAACCAGAGGGATGGAACACCGCGATGGGCGAACGGGGTATGGTTGCTTTTTCCGGTTTTGGAACGTACACGCTCGGCAGTGTAACCGAGGTCCTGCAGCACATCACAGGCCAGGCGGGAAAGCCCATTATCCATCACGGCGTCTCTGTCGCGCGTGATGACGCAGAGGTTGGGCCATCCCACGGCGTCAAGGTTCACCACGCAGGATGTCGCCTTGAGGAGGTTGGCCCTGTATCGCTGGGCCGCAAACTGTTCCGCACCGACACATCCCTCCTCCTCGCAGTCGGCGAAAAGATAACGGACCTTGACCGGAAGATCCCGCCCGTATCCGGCCCGGATAAAAGCGAGCATGACGGCAACGCCGGAGGCATCATCGCTGGCTCCGGGGGTGTGGGGTCTGGTATCGTAATGGGCGGTGAGAAGGGCATGACGCCCGTTGTCCCCCCCGTACCCGGCCTCCAGATTCCGGCACCGGATTCTTCGCCTCTTCGATCTGTTATGGAGCCTGACCCTGCCGCCGCCCGCATCAATCACCCGGCGGGCCACCGACTTGTGTATGGCGAAACCGGGGATGGGGGCAAGGCTGTAGTCGCATGCTCCCGAATACAGTTCATCAAAATAGTCATTGTACCAGATCAGGGCCGGAGCGCCCCTCATGGCCGCCTCCCGGATCTTGGTTGTCTCATGACTTTTCCAGAGCATGGTAAGATGGACCTTGCCCTCGGTATCGTCCAGAGACTCGTAATCCTCCTCACGCGCGTGCCCAACCGGAAGGATCTCGGACTCCATCCTTCGGATTGAAGGGGCTCCAATCCCCGGAAGTGTCTCGACCTTTTCGTACCCCTGTCCGGTATCGATCTCAAGGGACCACTTGTGTGGGATATGGATGTCAACCGTAAACGGTTGAACGTTCACCCACAGCCCCCATGAACGCAGTGTCCGCTGAAGATAGTCAAAAGCCTTACCGTGTCCCTTGCCGCCGATAAACCGATCGGGAAAATCCAGACTGAGCCTGTGTATGTAGGATTTCAGTTGTTCTTCCACGGATTTACCTGCCGTCCTCTCCGCCATTCAACTCACCAAGGAGCTTCTCCAGCGCCTGTCGCATCCGCTTATCGGAAGCTGGTGTGAGGCGCAGAGCCATGGCGGCCCCTTTCCGCGCTTCCTCAACATTCCCCATGGCCTTAAGGATCCGGGCACGCGTATCCAGATAAGGGTAAAGGGGGAAAGGAGCCATTTCAATAGCTTTTTCAATATGATAAAGAGCTGCTCCATTGTAGCCCAGGCCGGATTCCACCCATGCCAGGTTGTTCCAGACGGCCGGGTCATCCTCGCCCTTTTCAATAGATCGGCGGTATTCCTCCGCCGCCATCTCCAGATCACCGCTTGAATGAAACATGTCCCCCAGCATCGCATAGGCCTCAGGACGTTCAGGCCGGTCGGCCACCGCCCCCGAAAGAACCTCTTTGGCACGCTGGTTCTCGGCGGACCGGATGTACCCTGCGGCGAGCGTCAACCGGTTTTCGTAGCTCGTCTCCGCGGCGACCGGGTGCCTGACACCGGCGCATCCATAGAACGCCGCAAGTAAAAGGGACATGAAGATGAGAATGCTCCAGGTCAACAGACGCCGGCCTGATGGATGATGGATGGGGCGGTAATCCGGACCACGGTTGTCCGGAAGCGTGAAAAAGGTCGGACAAGGTTGCAAAGGAGCACCCCGACTATCTAATCAACAGGCGGTAAGACCTCATCCATGCTTCCCGAACGGAAACCCTGCAGATCAAAGGTAATATAGCGAAATCCGATCTCTTTAAAGGCGGAAACTATTCCCTCCCTGGTCTCCTCTCGAACAAGATCCCCGATTCGGTCGACGGGCACCTCCACCCTTGCCACGTCACCATGGACCCTGATCCTTGCAACGTCAAAACCCAACGATTTCAGGTACTTTTCACCCCCGTCCACCTTACCGACAGCCTCCAGGCTGATGGGATTTCCATAGGGGAAGCGGGTCGCAAGGCAAGGCGATGACGGCCGATCCCAGGTTGACATCCCCAACCTCCTGCTTTCCGACCTGATCTGATCCTTGGTCAGTCCGGCTTCGCGAAGGGGGCTCCGGATTCCCAGTTCCTCGAGGGCTCTGATACCCGGTCTGTACTCTCCGCCGTCATCGGCGTTGGTACCGTCCAGGATCCAGGAGATGCGCTTGCGCTTTGCCATCTCGGACAGGTGGGTAAATATGATTTTCTTGCACAGATAGCATCTGTCCGGCATATTGCGGGCGACACCCTGGTCCTCCAGAGGATCCAGTTGGACGGAACTGACCTGGACCCCCCATGAATGGGCAAGTTCCAGCGCCTCTTCCGCTTCCCCCCGTGGGAGCAGAGGACTGTGGACCGTCACCGCGAGTACCGAATCCCTGCCGAGAACATCCACAGCGTAACGAAGCAGGAAGGAGCTGTCTACACCGCCGGAGAAGGCCACCAGCGCCCGACGGACATCCCGGAGGATGGAACAAAGCCGTATCATCCCGGGGCTGGGACGGCCATAAGGATTACCATGAGGGTGTCTATCGTTCATTGTTCCGGTCCTCGAAAGGGGAACATGGAAAGCCACGGACGGGATTATCTGCGGACCGCGTTGTGGTCCCGTCAGATGTTATACGTGTACGGATGGTCGTACTCCCTCTCTACACCCAGATCTTTTGCCTCATTGCAGAGGTTGGCAATGGTAATGGTGTCGAAGAACTTCTCGATCTGCCCGCTGATCTTGGCCCACATGACCGTCGCGACGCAGTCATCTTTACGTGGACACTTCCTGCGAGAGCTATCGCCGACGCAAAAGACCAACTCAAACGGGCCTTCCGTAGCACGGATGATGTCGCCCATGGTAATCTGGGACGGTTCTTTCAGCAGAAAATAGCCGCCGCTCGGCCCCCTCTTGCTCCCCAGGATGCCGGCCTTTTTGAGCTTCTGAAAAATCTGTTCCAGATACCTCGGGCTGATCTGCTGCCTTCTTGAAATATCCTTGATCTGTGACGGAAGCCCGACGGAGTGATATGCAATGTCGAACAGGGCTCTGACGCCATAACGGCTCTTGGTAGAAAGTCTCATGGACAAAATAATCCCCCCTTTTCAGTTATTATCCAACCACGAAGGGTATTTTCTTCCATTTAATTCGTCAAGCACATTTTCAGGCTCCCGAAACCAGGGTCTTGTATCCGGGGGTCCAGGACACTTCGATACATCCATATCTTGATACCTCCACACTCCCATACCACCTTTTCGTCCCCCGCGTCCGCTTCTCCTCTCTGGACACTGGACTCTGGACTACTGGACCCTGGACTCTGGACTAACTATATTCCGCTTCTACTCCCGGGTAAGTTTGTGGGCGAGTCTGGTCGGCTCCGGCAATCGATAGCCTTCCAGACACATCATGGTACCCTTCAGCGCATCCTCCGGATCGAGGAGGTGGCCCGGAGAAATATAAATGGGCCTGCACCCCTTTTTTGATCTCACCACATATCCCACAAGCCTCTCCCTTATTGTCAAAGGTTCATATCCACCAACCCTGTACCCTGGATCACGGTGTTCTCCCACGAGACGGCTCTTGGCACATCCGATGGTGGGAATACCGGTAAGGATTCCGATGTGGGAAGCCAACCCCAGGCCTCTGGGGTGTGCTATTCCCTGTCCATCTACGATGATCGCATCCGGTGGCGGCATCCGGCGCAGAACAGGCAGGAGAGGTGGAACCTCCCTGAAGGATAAAAGGCCCGGGATATAGGGAAACATGGTCTTTCCCTCGTGTCTCAATGATAGGATTTTTTTGAATTCCGGGATTGTCAGGAGGATGCCCGCCGCGATAAACCGGCCGGTGGATCGCTGGTAGGAAACATCGATTCCCAGTACGGTTTTCAACTGTGGAAGTGGTCCACCGGTGACCATTTCCGCCATTTCCAGCTGGATATGACGCGCCTCCCCCGGAGTCAGGTCCCATCTGTGAAGGGATTGAATATCCATAGGGGTCGTTCCCGTTACGGATCGAGAAGGATCGGATGGAAAGGACAAGATGTCCTGTTCCCGGACTGTGAAATCGCTAAAACCTGTAAACGACTTTTACCCCTATGGCATGAGACGCGCCTGCAACAAACATCGGGGCAAAACTCACCGATCCATTATCGTCAGGTGAGGACAGATAGGCGACTGTTCTTCCGATAGCGGTACCCAATATTGCCCCAAGGAACACGTCTGAAGGCCATGCGTCCTCGAAGTAGACCTGGGCGAGCCCCACGCCCGTTGCCACTGCGTAGTACATTATCGAAGAAAAGGTCCCCTGGCCATAAGCAAGCACGCTGACGGTGGAAAAGGTCAGCGCAGTATCCATATTCGGCATGGATCCGAAGCCGGAAAAGGGTTTGAAATTCTGGGGGTCGTCAGCCGATCCGGGGCCGTTTCTCCCAAGTACAAACTCGGCAGCCCCTCCAAAAAGGGCTGTCAAGGCAGCGGCCTCCAGGCTCATGAGGGCGCCCGACTTGATATTCATATCCTCCATAAGGTACCCGACCAAATAAGCGCCTGCGGTAATCTGAACGATATAATTCCCGAGGTCATTAAAGGCATCGTAATAATCACTCTGGAAATTATCCCCCCTGCCGGAGATGTCGCCCAGCACCTCCCCGTCGTTGTCCAGAAGAAAAAAGGAGGTTAGAAGGGTCATCCCAAGGGCGGCAGTCCCTTTGGGGGTAAGGCGAAATGGTGAGGAAGCAACGTAATGAAGGTCATTATCCAGTTTCTCCATTATGAGTTCGAAAGCCGGA
Coding sequences within it:
- a CDS encoding M28 family peptidase, which codes for MAERTAGKSVEEQLKSYIHRLSLDFPDRFIGGKGHGKAFDYLQRTLRSWGLWVNVQPFTVDIHIPHKWSLEIDTGQGYEKVETLPGIGAPSIRRMESEILPVGHAREEDYESLDDTEGKVHLTMLWKSHETTKIREAAMRGAPALIWYNDYFDELYSGACDYSLAPIPGFAIHKSVARRVIDAGGGRVRLHNRSKRRRIRCRNLEAGYGGDNGRHALLTAHYDTRPHTPGASDDASGVAVMLAFIRAGYGRDLPVKVRYLFADCEEEGCVGAEQFAAQRYRANLLKATSCVVNLDAVGWPNLCVITRDRDAVMDNGLSRLACDVLQDLGYTAERVRSKTGKSNHTPFAHRGVPSLWLSDYPNYIRHSIIDNAFNVDYPTMSLVTESLRRIFLEMD
- a CDS encoding phosphatase PAP2 family protein; protein product: MRSFIVLFLAAMLVSPLVSRADGGEPSGRTLRIIKPAVGPNRLNPAFELIMEKLDNDLHYVASSPFRLTPKGTAALGMTLLTSFFLLDNDGEVLGDISGRGDNFQSDYYDAFNDLGNYIVQITAGAYLVGYLMEDMNIKSGALMSLEAAALTALFGGAAEFVLGRNGPGSADDPQNFKPFSGFGSMPNMDTALTFSTVSVLAYGQGTFSSIMYYAVATGVGLAQVYFEDAWPSDVFLGAILGTAIGRTVAYLSSPDDNGSVSFAPMFVAGASHAIGVKVVYRF
- a CDS encoding Rrf2 family transcriptional regulator, translated to MRLSTKSRYGVRALFDIAYHSVGLPSQIKDISRRQQISPRYLEQIFQKLKKAGILGSKRGPSGGYFLLKEPSQITMGDIIRATEGPFELVFCVGDSSRRKCPRKDDCVATVMWAKISGQIEKFFDTITIANLCNEAKDLGVEREYDHPYTYNI
- a CDS encoding GAF domain-containing protein — translated: MEHRVPPWAQRFLVRSVFAVGVFLWTLFTRHPMGVAGVRIIVLGYLVFSAGVYLWNQFGRRADSGEREFLVYLDILFVGFLIYLTGGADSEFYLFLYFILALRAPFVKWSQILIISAVSTVVYLTSILSTWDQAYWFDLVMRGCLFLFLALLLRIIAQRSIEERERAERLAQELAATHDEVRRYTAALEKANAVGEKRLAEITILHEFVLDVRGVDDYEKLYNIVFKYVRRISDAPWIFLLNRRNPERGQVVVRSWGNPPSPVIRLIRDKGLCPEFGCEGLERQVDLPAAGKAVLLGFAHCHENRSSVTLILIFPEGQVKPEKDKTGVLSALMHSVESELELHRLRKRLVTSNERLSESNRNLMRLQEFQFELSRAFLSHREIGPVIQGIQEIMAKELFELDRLNLFMPNWRTGMLECKTSVGIKNYPQDRIKVPMDERGGAISKAFRDGKTIYFDGNKPVPPEYRLADPYSRIPAVRSRIFVIVPLKSHEEKVVGVIGADRKYTHRPIPPETINLLEFFARHVAMVLSIQMIRE
- a CDS encoding tetratricopeptide repeat protein translates to MSLLLAAFYGCAGVRHPVAAETSYENRLTLAAGYIRSAENQRAKEVLSGAVADRPERPEAYAMLGDMFHSSGDLEMAAEEYRRSIEKGEDDPAVWNNLAWVESGLGYNGAALYHIEKAIEMAPFPLYPYLDTRARILKAMGNVEEARKGAAMALRLTPASDKRMRQALEKLLGELNGGEDGR
- the larE gene encoding ATP-dependent sacrificial sulfur transferase LarE, with the protein product MIRLCSILRDVRRALVAFSGGVDSSFLLRYAVDVLGRDSVLAVTVHSPLLPRGEAEEALELAHSWGVQVSSVQLDPLEDQGVARNMPDRCYLCKKIIFTHLSEMAKRKRISWILDGTNADDGGEYRPGIRALEELGIRSPLREAGLTKDQIRSESRRLGMSTWDRPSSPCLATRFPYGNPISLEAVGKVDGGEKYLKSLGFDVARIRVHGDVARVEVPVDRIGDLVREETREGIVSAFKEIGFRYITFDLQGFRSGSMDEVLPPVD
- a CDS encoding endonuclease V → MDIQSLHRWDLTPGEARHIQLEMAEMVTGGPLPQLKTVLGIDVSYQRSTGRFIAAGILLTIPEFKKILSLRHEGKTMFPYIPGLLSFREVPPLLPVLRRMPPPDAIIVDGQGIAHPRGLGLASHIGILTGIPTIGCAKSRLVGEHRDPGYRVGGYEPLTIRERLVGYVVRSKKGCRPIYISPGHLLDPEDALKGTMMCLEGYRLPEPTRLAHKLTRE